The following are encoded in a window of Nostoc sp. UHCC 0302 genomic DNA:
- a CDS encoding type II toxin-antitoxin system RelE/ParE family toxin, translating to MCILALFVPPQAFAQLTKTPGMGKVTQLVVSRLGEIRQWRIKDFQDYLIFYRIRDTTIEILRVFHGARDLADVLSQLDEEF from the coding sequence ATCTGCATTCTAGCCCTTTTTGTCCCCCCTCAAGCGTTTGCCCAGTTGACAAAGACTCCTGGTATGGGAAAGGTAACGCAGTTGGTAGTATCGAGATTAGGCGAAATCCGACAATGGCGCATCAAAGATTTTCAGGATTATCTGATTTTCTACCGTATTAGGGATACTACCATTGAGATTCTGAGGGTATTTCATGGAGCAAGAGATTTGGCAGATGTACTTAGCCAGCTAGATGAAGAGTTTTAA
- a CDS encoding IS4 family transposase, protein MLPEFYETHLKRELGRTEYLLLKLLICLLQSIKTVSLEALATALPIPILFESRRKKLQRFLSLNYINVEEIWFPIIKSWLEINFPLNEVIYVVIDRTNWGCINLLMISVVWDKRSIPIYFELLDKLGSSNFDEQEAVFKKALPIFKDYKIVVLGDREFCSIKLANWLTEQKVYFCLRLKKDAFIEIEPEIWLQLRDLGLAPGLSFFYQGIKYTKSQGFVSFNLATKWKRKRFGVAPEEGWFILTNLDDLDSAIKAYKQRFDIEEMFRDFKSGGYNLEDTNVSGQRLISLILLISLAYTAATISGQKIKRMGVQKYVGRIKESGRTVRRHSSFYIGLYGSNWVDFMENSYELVAELMTLAPNKRKYYQQGERAMRLILSAF, encoded by the coding sequence ATATTACCAGAATTCTACGAGACACACCTCAAGCGAGAGCTTGGACGTACTGAATACTTATTACTAAAACTCCTTATCTGTTTATTACAATCTATTAAAACTGTTAGCCTTGAGGCGCTAGCGACTGCTTTACCAATACCAATACTATTTGAAAGTAGAAGGAAAAAACTTCAGCGATTTTTATCTTTAAATTACATCAATGTTGAAGAAATTTGGTTTCCAATTATCAAAAGCTGGCTAGAAATAAATTTTCCTTTAAATGAAGTTATTTATGTAGTTATAGATCGGACTAATTGGGGATGCATTAATCTATTAATGATTAGCGTGGTTTGGGACAAAAGGTCTATCCCAATATATTTTGAGCTATTAGACAAGTTAGGCTCAAGTAATTTTGATGAACAAGAAGCAGTATTTAAAAAAGCATTACCGATTTTCAAGGATTATAAAATTGTAGTGTTAGGAGACCGAGAATTTTGTTCAATAAAGTTGGCTAACTGGCTCACAGAGCAGAAAGTATATTTCTGCTTACGCTTAAAAAAGGACGCATTTATAGAAATAGAACCAGAAATTTGGCTGCAATTAAGAGATTTGGGTTTAGCACCTGGTCTTTCCTTCTTTTACCAAGGTATTAAATATACGAAATCTCAAGGGTTTGTTAGCTTTAATCTCGCTACTAAATGGAAACGGAAACGTTTTGGAGTTGCGCCGGAAGAGGGCTGGTTTATTCTGACTAATTTAGATGATTTAGATTCGGCTATTAAGGCTTATAAACAACGTTTTGATATTGAGGAAATGTTTAGAGATTTTAAAAGCGGTGGTTATAATTTAGAAGATACTAATGTATCAGGTCAAAGGCTAATTTCCCTAATATTATTAATCTCACTTGCATACACGGCTGCAACTATATCTGGTCAAAAAATTAAACGCATGGGTGTTCAAAAATATGTAGGCAGAATTAAAGAATCTGGGCGGACAGTTCGCCGTCATAGCAGTTTTTATATTGGATTATATGGGTCTAACTGGGTCGATTTCATGGAAAATTCTTATGAATTGGTGGCTGAGTTAATGACACTAGCTCCTAATAAGCGTAAGTATTATCAACAAGGAGAAAGGGCTATGAGGCTTATTTTATCTGCATTCTAG
- a CDS encoding IS1380 family transposase has translation MTPQKTDCIPEQFKFEQVKSCPVVVNFKGERVTSDAGLTLIAELDRKREITSRVARCFKDYRDSNRIDHSVESLITQRIYGLIMGYEDLNDHEELRHDPMFILALGKIMGSEKELPVLAGKSTLNRIEHCPETVESRASSRYHRIGHDAEAIEKLLVEIFLESYSKAPRQIILDLDVTDDLVHGNQEEVFFNPYYRGYCYAPLYIFCGKHLIAAKLRASNVDPASGALSELQRVIKLIRLRWDNVKIIVRGDSAYSREDIMSWCESQVGVDYVFGLAQNSRLIQLSQPTQYRAYLEYSQKLETVVEFFETLFTPSDDLKKQAAAFVDNSVWYCSLDYKTLKSWSRNRRVVSKIEYSKSGVSTRFVVTSLPTKLVPPGRLYTQKYCPRGDMENRLKEQKLSLKSDRTSTHTFAGNQLRLWFSSVAYILINALREQCLTTSELKNATVGTVRTKLLKLGAVITVNSRYILIAISRDCPYKNIFATAYSYLSRLNCSG, from the coding sequence ATGACCCCTCAGAAAACAGATTGTATACCGGAACAGTTCAAATTTGAACAAGTTAAATCATGTCCAGTCGTAGTTAATTTCAAGGGTGAGAGGGTAACATCAGATGCAGGATTGACTTTAATTGCGGAGCTAGACCGAAAAAGAGAAATTACATCGCGAGTAGCAAGATGTTTTAAAGATTACCGAGATTCCAATAGAATTGACCATTCAGTAGAAAGCCTAATCACGCAGAGAATATATGGTTTGATAATGGGTTATGAAGACTTAAACGACCACGAGGAACTGCGTCACGATCCAATGTTTATCCTGGCGCTAGGGAAAATAATGGGTTCAGAAAAAGAACTACCAGTCCTAGCAGGTAAAAGCACTTTAAATCGTATCGAACACTGTCCAGAAACTGTTGAATCAAGAGCATCAAGTCGATATCATCGCATTGGACATGATGCAGAAGCTATAGAGAAATTATTAGTTGAAATATTTTTAGAATCCTACTCCAAAGCACCACGACAGATAATTTTAGACTTGGACGTGACTGATGATTTAGTGCATGGCAATCAAGAAGAAGTGTTTTTTAACCCTTATTATAGAGGATATTGTTATGCTCCACTTTATATTTTCTGCGGTAAACATTTAATTGCAGCAAAGCTTCGTGCTTCTAATGTAGATCCAGCGTCGGGTGCATTATCAGAATTGCAACGAGTAATAAAACTAATACGTTTACGTTGGGATAATGTGAAAATTATTGTACGTGGAGATAGTGCGTATTCGAGAGAAGATATTATGAGTTGGTGTGAATCTCAAGTTGGAGTAGATTATGTCTTTGGGTTAGCCCAGAATAGTCGGTTAATTCAACTATCCCAACCAACCCAATACCGGGCTTATCTTGAATATTCGCAAAAACTGGAAACTGTAGTAGAGTTTTTTGAAACTTTATTTACTCCGTCAGATGACTTGAAAAAACAAGCAGCAGCCTTTGTTGATAACTCAGTTTGGTATTGTTCGCTTGATTATAAAACTTTAAAATCTTGGAGCCGTAATCGCCGTGTTGTCTCAAAAATTGAGTATAGTAAGTCAGGGGTAAGTACTCGTTTTGTTGTCACTTCACTCCCTACTAAATTAGTGCCTCCAGGACGACTTTATACCCAGAAGTATTGCCCACGAGGTGATATGGAGAATCGTTTAAAAGAACAGAAGTTATCACTAAAAAGTGATAGAACTAGTACTCATACATTTGCTGGAAATCAACTACGTCTGTGGTTTTCTTCTGTTGCTTATATTTTGATAAACGCTCTCCGAGAGCAATGTTTAACAACAAGCGAACTCAAAAATGCTACTGTTGGAACTGTTCGTACAAAGTTACTGAAATTGGGAGCCGTTATTACTGTTAATAGCCGATATATTTTAATCGCTATTAGTAGAGATTGTCCATACAAGAATATTTTTGCAACAGCTTACAGCTATTTATCTCGGCTAAACTGTTCTGGTTGA
- a CDS encoding type II toxin-antitoxin system ParD family antitoxin, giving the protein MNISIDIPDEVRVYLEAQVIAGAYGSIGEYFLDLVQQDQKRKAQDKLEALLAEGIDGEGQEVTSEYWQNLRSTVLGQNSMENPNDR; this is encoded by the coding sequence ATGAATATCAGTATTGATATACCTGATGAGGTACGCGTTTATTTAGAGGCACAAGTGATAGCAGGTGCTTATGGCAGCATTGGCGAATATTTTTTGGATTTGGTACAGCAAGACCAAAAACGTAAAGCACAAGACAAGTTAGAAGCGCTTTTAGCTGAAGGTATTGATGGAGAAGGGCAAGAAGTAACATCGGAATATTGGCAGAATTTGCGTTCTACCGTTTTAGGTCAGAACAGCATGGAGAACCCAAACGACAGATGA